In the Urocitellus parryii isolate mUroPar1 chromosome 10, mUroPar1.hap1, whole genome shotgun sequence genome, one interval contains:
- the LOC113196245 gene encoding uncharacterized protein LOC113196245: MASHYMQEFSQEQGIKHIFQKVINGKYGNYELDYSQQRKIWKIVSENEHQKLYYQKSALIHHHRIHIEEKPYKFKECEKAFNEKSHLICHQRIHTGKKPYQCKECGKAFIKKTHLIHHQKIHTGEKPYKCTECSKSFIKKMHLIYHSRIHTGEKLYKCTECDKAFSKKSRLIRHQRIHTGENPYQCKVCDKAFNRKSSLIRHSRIHTGEKPYKCKECDKAFNDKSNLTYHRKIHTGENPYKCKECGKDFIKKAYLIPHLRIHTGEKPYKCTECDKAFNEKSSLVCHSRLHTGEQPYKCTECDKGFSKKSSLVRHQRIHSGEKPYQCKVCGKAFNRKTSLIYHSRIHTGEKPYKCEECGKVYSLKSALNYHSRIHIGEAYKCKECGKTFNHPSNLTRHQRIHIRDKIYK; this comes from the coding sequence ATGGCTTCTCATTATATGCAAGAATTTTCACAAGAACAGggcataaaacatatatttcaaaaagtaataaatggaaaatatggaAATTATGAACTTGACTattcacaacaaagaaaaatatggaaaattgtaAGTGAGAATGAACATCAGAAATTATATTATCAAAAGTCAGCCCTTATTCACCACCATAGAATTCATATtgaagagaagccctacaaatttaaagaatgtgagaAAGCTTTTAATGAAAAATCTCACCTTATTTGCcatcagagaattcacactggaaAGAAGCCCTAccaatgtaaagaatgtggcaaagcattcattaaaaaaacacaccTTATTCACcaccagaaaattcatactggagagaagccctacaaatgtacagaatgtagcaaatctttcattaaaaaaatgcacCTTATTTATCATAGCAGAATTCATACTGGTGAGAAGctctacaaatgtacagaatgtgacaaagcttttaGTAAAAAATCAAGACTTATTCGCCACCAgcgaattcatactggagagaatccCTACCAATGCAAAGTatgtgacaaagcttttaatCGAAAAAGTAGCCTTATTCGCCACagcagaattcatactggagagaagccctacaaatgtaaagaatgtgacaaagcttttaatGACAAATCAAACCTTACTTACCACAGAAAAATTCATACCGGCGAGAatccctacaaatgtaaagaatgtggcaaagattttattaaaaaagcaTACCTAATTCCCCACCtgaggattcatactggagagaagccctacaaatgtacagaatgtgacaaagcttttaatGAAAAATCAAGCCTTGTTTGCCACAGCAGACTTCATACTGGAGAgcagccctacaaatgtacagaatgtgacAAAGGTTTTAGCAAAAAGTCAAGCCTTGTTCGCCATCAGAGAATTcatagtggagagaagccctatcaaTGCAAAgtatgtggcaaagcttttaatcgaaAAACTAGccttatttaccacagcagaattcatactggagagaagccctacaaatgtgaagaatgtggcaaagtttATAGTCTAAAATCAGCCCTTAATTACCACAGCAGAATTCATATTGGAGAGGcttacaaatgcaaagaatgtggcaaaacttttAATCATCCATCAAACCTTACTAGACATCAGAGAATTCATATTAGAGATAAGATCTACAAATGA